The following proteins are encoded in a genomic region of Labeo rohita strain BAU-BD-2019 chromosome 5, IGBB_LRoh.1.0, whole genome shotgun sequence:
- the pdha1a gene encoding pyruvate dehydrogenase E1 subunit alpha 1a isoform X2 — protein sequence MRKMLTIISNVLRGSASRNGARVVVSARTYADFTPQATFDIKKCDLHKLEDGPPLQAVLTREEGLQYYRTLQTIRRMELKADQLYKQKIIRGFCHLYDGQEACAVGIEAGINLSDHLITAYRAHGYTLTRGGTVREIMAELTGRRGGIAKGKGGSMHMYTKHFYGGNGIVGAQVPLGAGVALACKYLGKNELCVCLYGDGAANQGQIFETYNMASLWKLPCIFICENNKYGMGTSVERAAASTDYYKRGDFIPGLRVDGMDVLCVREATKFAAEHCRSGKGPILMELQTYRYHGHSMSDPGISYRTREEIQEVRSKSDPISLLKDRMLSNNMASVEELKEIDVEVRKEIEDAAQFATTDPEPPLDDLCNHIFYNDPPLEVRGTNPWTKLKSVS from the exons gGCGCAAGAGTGGTGGTATCTGCCAGGACCTATGCAGACTTTACCCCTCAGGCCACTTTTGATATTAAG AAATGTGACTTACACAAGCTGGAGGATGGCCCACCGCTGCAGGCCGTGCTTACAAGAGAGGAGGGGCTTCAGTACTACCGCACACTGCAGACCATAAGACGTATGGAGCTCAAAGCCGATCAGCTGTACAAGCAGAAGATCATCAGGGGCTTCTGTCACCTTTACGATGGACAG GAAGCATGTGCAGTGGGTATTGAGGCAGGTATTAATCTATCAGATCATCTGATCACAGCGTATCGTGCCCACGGGTACACTCTCACTAGAGGGGGCACCGTTCGTGAGATCATGGCAGAGCTCACTG GTCGTAGAGGAGGTATTGCCAAAGGAAAAGGAGGGTCTATGCACATGTACACTAAACATTTTTATGGCGGAAACGGAATTGTGGGAGCTcag GTGCCTCTTGGGGCAGGTGTAGCGTTGGCCTGTAAATACCTGGGCAAGAATGAGCTGTGTGTCTGTCTCTATGGTGATGGAGCTGCAAATCAG GGTCAGATCTTTGAAACGTATAATATGGCATCTCTGTGGAAGCTGCCCTGCATCTTCATTTGCGAGAATAACAAATACGGCATGGGTACGTCTGTGGAGAGAGCGGCTGCTAGTACTGACTACTACAAGAGAGGCGATTTCATCCCTGGATTGAGG GTGGACGGCATGGACGTCCTTTGTGTAAGGGAGGCCACCAAATTCGCTGCTGAACACTGCAGATCAGGAAAG GGTCCCATTCTGATGGAGCTGCAGACCTATCGTTATCATGGACATAGTATGAGTGATCCAGGAATCag TTACCGCACACGTGAGGAAATCCAGGAGGTGCGCAGTAAGAGCGACCCCATCTCATTGCTGAAGGATCGCATGCTGAGCAACAACATGGCCAGCGTGGAGGAGCTTAAG GAGATTGATGTGGAGGTAAGGAAGGAGATTGAGGATGCTGCCCAGTTTGCCACCACAGaccctgagcctccgctggatGATCTTTGCAACCACATCTTCTACAATGACCCTCCTCTGGAAGTGCGTGGCACCAACCCCTGGACCAAGCTCAAGTCCGTCAGCTAA
- the pdha1a gene encoding pyruvate dehydrogenase E1 subunit alpha 1a isoform X1 produces MRKMLTIISNVLRGSASRNGAELVSEGARVVVSARTYADFTPQATFDIKKCDLHKLEDGPPLQAVLTREEGLQYYRTLQTIRRMELKADQLYKQKIIRGFCHLYDGQEACAVGIEAGINLSDHLITAYRAHGYTLTRGGTVREIMAELTGRRGGIAKGKGGSMHMYTKHFYGGNGIVGAQVPLGAGVALACKYLGKNELCVCLYGDGAANQGQIFETYNMASLWKLPCIFICENNKYGMGTSVERAAASTDYYKRGDFIPGLRVDGMDVLCVREATKFAAEHCRSGKGPILMELQTYRYHGHSMSDPGISYRTREEIQEVRSKSDPISLLKDRMLSNNMASVEELKEIDVEVRKEIEDAAQFATTDPEPPLDDLCNHIFYNDPPLEVRGTNPWTKLKSVS; encoded by the exons gGCGCAAGAGTGGTGGTATCTGCCAGGACCTATGCAGACTTTACCCCTCAGGCCACTTTTGATATTAAG AAATGTGACTTACACAAGCTGGAGGATGGCCCACCGCTGCAGGCCGTGCTTACAAGAGAGGAGGGGCTTCAGTACTACCGCACACTGCAGACCATAAGACGTATGGAGCTCAAAGCCGATCAGCTGTACAAGCAGAAGATCATCAGGGGCTTCTGTCACCTTTACGATGGACAG GAAGCATGTGCAGTGGGTATTGAGGCAGGTATTAATCTATCAGATCATCTGATCACAGCGTATCGTGCCCACGGGTACACTCTCACTAGAGGGGGCACCGTTCGTGAGATCATGGCAGAGCTCACTG GTCGTAGAGGAGGTATTGCCAAAGGAAAAGGAGGGTCTATGCACATGTACACTAAACATTTTTATGGCGGAAACGGAATTGTGGGAGCTcag GTGCCTCTTGGGGCAGGTGTAGCGTTGGCCTGTAAATACCTGGGCAAGAATGAGCTGTGTGTCTGTCTCTATGGTGATGGAGCTGCAAATCAG GGTCAGATCTTTGAAACGTATAATATGGCATCTCTGTGGAAGCTGCCCTGCATCTTCATTTGCGAGAATAACAAATACGGCATGGGTACGTCTGTGGAGAGAGCGGCTGCTAGTACTGACTACTACAAGAGAGGCGATTTCATCCCTGGATTGAGG GTGGACGGCATGGACGTCCTTTGTGTAAGGGAGGCCACCAAATTCGCTGCTGAACACTGCAGATCAGGAAAG GGTCCCATTCTGATGGAGCTGCAGACCTATCGTTATCATGGACATAGTATGAGTGATCCAGGAATCag TTACCGCACACGTGAGGAAATCCAGGAGGTGCGCAGTAAGAGCGACCCCATCTCATTGCTGAAGGATCGCATGCTGAGCAACAACATGGCCAGCGTGGAGGAGCTTAAG GAGATTGATGTGGAGGTAAGGAAGGAGATTGAGGATGCTGCCCAGTTTGCCACCACAGaccctgagcctccgctggatGATCTTTGCAACCACATCTTCTACAATGACCCTCCTCTGGAAGTGCGTGGCACCAACCCCTGGACCAAGCTCAAGTCCGTCAGCTAA
- the rps6ka3a gene encoding ribosomal protein S6 kinase alpha-1: MPLAQFADPWQKLPVGHMDNEDDSMVDDDAPVQDEGLVKEISITHHVKEGSERADTRQFELRKVLGQGSFGKVFLVRKITGPDAGQLYAMKVLKKATLKVRDRMRTKMERDILVEVNHPFIVKLHYAFQTEGKLYLILDFLRGGDLFTRLSKEVMFTEEDVKFYLAELALALDHLHGLGIIYRDLKPENILLDNDGHIKLTDFGLSKESIDHENKAYSFCGTVEYMAPEVVNRRGHTHSADWWSYGVLMFEMLTGTLPFQGKDRKETMTMILKAKLGMPQFLSQEAQSLLRNLFKRNPGNRLGAGPDGVEEIKRHSFFSTIDWNKLYRKEMNPPFKPVIQRPDDTFYFDSEFTAKTPRDSPGVPPSANAHQLFRGFSFVAPGVEEESQPPIQSNLNMSGILQQPHRSMLQFTDVYDVKEDIGVGSYSICKRCVHKSTGMDYAVKIISKERRDPTEEVEILMRYGQHPNIITLKDVFDDGRSIYLVTELMKGGELLDKILRQKFFSEREASAVLHTITKTVEYMHAQGVVHRDLKPSNILYVDESGNPESIRICDFGFAKQLRAENGLLMTPCYTANFVAPEVLKKQGYDAACDIWSLGVLLYTMLTGFTPFANGPEDTPEEILARIGSGKFSLSGGYWNSVSFEAKDLVSKMLHVDPHKRLTAAQVLRHPWIVNKDQLPKYQLNRQDAPHIVKGAMAATYSALNRNVSPVLEPVGCSTLAQRRGVKKLTSTAL, from the exons ATGCCGCTGGCGCAGTTTGCAGACCCCTGGCAGAAGTTGCCCGTGGGGCATATGGACAATGAG GATGACTCCATGGTGGATGATGATGCTCCTGTTCAA GATGAGGGCTTGGTCAAGGAAATCAGCATCACTCACCATGTCAAGGAAGGTTCGGAAAGAGCAGACACACGACAGTTTGAGCTTCGTAAGGTGCTGGGCCAGGGCTCTTTTGGCAAG GTGTTCCTTGTCAGGAAGATAACTGGGCCTGATGCAGGACAGCTTTATGCTATGAAAGTGCTAAAGAAAGCTACACTGAAAG TACGAGATCGAATGCGTACAAAGATGGAGAGAGACATTCTAGTTGAGGTCAACCATCCTTTTATTGTAAAACTGCACTATG CGTTTCAGACAGAAGGCAAACTTTATCTGATTCTGGACTTTCTCAGAGGAGGAGATCTATTCACTCGCCTGTCCAAAGAG GTGATGTTTACAGAGGAGGATGTAAAGTTTTACCTTGCGGAGCTGGCTTTGGCCTTGGACCATTTACATGGGCTGGGAATCATCTACAGAGATCTCAAACcagaaaa CATTCTTTTGGATAATGATGGACACATCAAACTTACAG ACTTTGGGTTGAGTAAAGAGTCCATTGACCACGAGAACAAGGCATATTCGTTCTGTGGTACAGTGGAATATATGGCTCCAGAGGTTGTCAACCGTAGAGGTCACACACACAGTGCTGATTGGTGGTCCTACGGTGTGCTAATG TTTGAAATGCTGACTGGAACACTTCCATTCCAAGGGAAAGACCGGAAGGAGACCATGACAATGATCTTAAA GGCGAAGCTAGGCATGCCTCAGTTTCTTAGCCAAGAGGCCCAGTCTCTGCTCCGCAATCTGTTCAAGAGGAATCCTGGCAACCGCTTGG GAGCTGGGCCTGATGGAGTAGAAGAGATCAAAAGACATTCATTCTTCAGCACAATTGACTGGAAT AAATTATACAGAAAGGAAATGAATCCTCCCTTTAAACCAGTCATCCAGAGGCCAGATGACACATTCTACTTTGACTCAGAGTTTACTGCCAAAACCCCACGAG ACTCTCCTGGTGTCCCTCCAAGTGCCAATGCCCATCAGCTCTTCAGAGGGTTTAGCTTTGTTGCCCCTGGAGTAGAAGAGGAGAGCCAGCCGCCCATTCAGAGCAACCTCAACATGAGCGGCATACTGCAG CAACCCCACCGGAGCATGCTTCAGTTCACGGATGTATATGATGTTAAGGAAGACATTGGTGTGGGCTCCTATTCCATCTGCAAGCGCTGCGTGCACAAGAGCACAGGCATGGACTATGCAGTCAAG ATTATCAGTAAGGAGAGGAGAGATCCAACGGAGGAGGTTGAAATTCTGATGCGTTATGGACAACATCCCAACATCATCACTCTGAAAGAT GTATTTGATGATGGGCGATCGATTTACCTGGTCACAGAGTTGATGAAAGGTGGAGAACTACTGGATAAAATCCTCCGACAAAAGTTTTTCTCTGAGAGAGAGGCTAGTGCTGTCCTGCACACCATTACGAAGACTGTTGAATATATGCATGCCCAAGGG GTAGTACACAGAGACTTAAAGCCtagtaatatactgtatgtggaTGAATCGGGCAACCCAGAATCAATCAGGATTTGTGATTTTGGTTTTGCCAAACAACTCAGAGCAGAAAATGGACTGCTGATGACACCATGCTACACGGCTAACTTTGTTGCTCCAGAG GTCCTGAAGAAGCAAGGCTATGATGCAGCATGTGATATCTGGAGTCTTGGAGTTCTCCTTTATACAATGCTTACTGG CTTCACTCCATTCGCTAATGGCCCAGAAGATACACCGGAAGAGATTCTGGCTCGGATTGGCAGTGGGAAATTCTCCCTGTCCGGAGGATATTGGAATTCTGTATCTTTTGAGGCTAAG GACCTGGTATCAAAGATGCTTCACGTTGACCCTCATAAGAGATTGACCGCCGCTCAAGTTCTTCGTCACCCATGGATAGTCAACAAGGACCAGCTACCAAAATACCAACTCAACCGCCAAGACGCCCCTCATATAGTGAAG GGAGCAATGGCAGCCACCTATTCAGCCCTGAACAGAAATGTTTCTCCCGTACTGGAGCCAGTGGGGTGCTCCACACTCGCTCAGCGCCGCGGTGTCAAAAAGTTGACCTCAACTGCCCTGTGA
- the eif1axa gene encoding eukaryotic translation initiation factor 1A X-linked a has protein sequence MPKNKGKGGKNRRRGKNENESEKRELVFKEDGQEYAQVIKMLGNGRLEAMCFDGIKRLCHIRGKLRKKVWINTSDIILVGLRDYQDTKADVILKYNADEARSLKAYGELPEHAKINETDTFGPGDDDEIQFDDIGSDDEDIDDI, from the exons ATGCCAAAGAATAAAG GTAAAGGAGGTAAGAATCGGCGGCGTGGTAAGAACGAGAACGAATCAGAGAAGAGAGAACTGGTTTTCAAGGAGGATGGCCAGG AATATGCTCAGGTGATAAAAATGCTGGGAAATGGACGGCTAGAGGCCATGTGCTTTGATGGGATCAAGCGGCTCTGCCACATTCGAGGAAAGCTCCGGAAAAAG GTTTGGATCAACACATCTGACATAATTCTTGTTGGACTTAGAGATTACCAG gaCACCAAAGCAGATGTCATTTTAAAGTACAATGCAGATGAGGCCCGCAGTCTGAAAGCCTACGGAGAGCTTCCAGAACACG CTAAAATCAATGAAACTGATACATTTGGACCTGGAGACGATGATGAGATTCAGTTTGATGATATTGGGAGCGACGATGAGGACATTGATGAC ATCTGA